The genomic DNA GTGCGTAATTTTCAATCTTTAATGGCATCCAAAGGAATTTCACTTCCTGAATCCTATTACGAGTTCATTAATTATTTTGGATCTGTTTTTATAATGAGTGAGGCAGCTCAGCTCTTGCAGCAGGTTAAGGATTGGAATCGCAAAATTAAAACGTCACCAAATCCGTAAGAATAGGGCTGTATGTTGCTACATCCAACCTGTGGTTGTAAAAATCATGGATTTTGGCGGGTGTTAATGTTCATTTTCGATAGGTTAGAATTAGCCTGTCGAATTTTTTTGTGCCTATATTTTCGGACGTTGCATGCAACGTCCCTACGGCGGTAGAAATCATGTTGTTGATTGGGGTGATGGCCCATTTTCAACGAGATAATTTAAGCTTTGCAGCACTAACAAAGACTGTTTGAGCCTCCCACAAGCCTACATTCTTTGGGCTGTGTTACAAGCCAAGCTAAACCACCACACGCTTGCATTCCCAACAAAAAGTGATAGTTTTATATATCCATCAATCAAAAATCATGTGCGAGAAGCCTCATCAAATATTGTCACAACCTACGGTCAAAACCTCAACAAAAAGGAGGTCATGAGCTATGGATGTGGTCAAGTCAGAGTGCATTATACCACTGATGCCCCAAGAAAATTACGATTCACTTTTAAGGTTGAGGACAACATGCTTCCTGAAGATAGCCCGATGTGTAATACAGGGTTTGCTGGAAGTAAATAAAGCTTAAAGCTTGAATATGAATTTGTAGATAAGGCGAAAAGATACCTTTAAGATGGAAAAGACCAGTTTGACCGAATTTATCATTGTGGAAGCCAAAGGAGGTTATTCTTTGGGTAGTCGGAACGGTTTCCAGCAAGGGTCGAAGGAGTATTTTGATGATTTGTTAAGTACTTTGGAAAAAAAGGTGGGGGAGGTACTCTGAAACGATTAAAGACTTAAAAAGGTCGTTAGAGTCTAACTCATCCGGGGTTGAATATTTTAAAGTACATCAAAAATTTGATGTAAATGGCAACTTAAAAAATACTGAATTACAAAAATTTAATTTAAATAAATAATGAAAATTAAAAGACATAAATTGTTCTATCCAGAAATGAGATCAGAACAGTTCTTCGTTCGATCATTTTTTAAGGATATTGAGGCAAAAAAACGTCAAATAGAATCTTATATTCCTGACGAAGAAATAGGGAATAAATTATTGCCTGTTTATCTCCTTGGGGGGTTAAAATCATATTATCAAATTCCTTTAAATAAAATTGACAGACAAAAGGAAAAGGAAGGAATTAGCATGATCTTAAAATTATCTTGCTCTTTCTTTAACAAAGCTTATCATCCTAATCAAAAGGTTAAGGTTCAATTTGATGATGAGGTGATAGAACATGAGGGTATTGAGACGAGTGACTACATGGGCTATACAGTATGGTTACAATACATGCATTTATACATTACCTGTCGTTGTGATACGGGTATTAACCTGCTGAAAACCACTACAAGGGAACGGTTGTTGAACTCTGCGCAAATGCATACCAGTGAGGCAGATTTCACTTTTATTGAATTCATCCAGTCCATCTTTTTGCCAGAAGTAAAATCTTCAGAAGCTTTTCAAAAGGCATGGCAAGCTTGTATGAATGCTAAAGAGGAATATACAGGACAAGATTTGGGTGAAATATTGATGATTTATGCACCTACTTTATTGGTCTATCAAGCCTTATTTTCGGGTAATTCAGAAGCCTTCAATGAACAGTTATTTGAAGCTTTAGAACTACACAAAGAATTTTATGACAGTGATCGAGAAGGTGCATTTTTCGACTACCCAGAAAATGATGGTGCTGTTTCATGGCCTTTATTAGCTGCTTGTAGCATTGCACATGATTCAGGTTTGAAAGTAAATGTGGAATCAGATTATATCCCAAAATGGCTTTATGAAGGAGAAGTAAGAGATTGGGGCTTGAAGTTTTAAAACCAATTCTTATTGAACATATACATTTCTCAAATATCCCTGATTGTAGTTTGAAAGCTACTATCAGGGATTATAAATCAACCTTCTGAATAGTACCAACCACCCAACATGAAAAAACCACTACTCCTCATCCTATTCATTCTCCCCGCCTGGACACACGCACATATGGGAGGCTTCAGCGCCCTGCGGGATTTTTCCGCCTTGCGCTATGCCCCTGCGAGTTCCGCTTTGTCGGAAGATTTCAGTGTGGGGCTGTTGCATCGCAGTCAGGCGTATTAAGGCGGCATCAGCAGAAACCGTTCAATCCTCACGGCGGTCATGGCGAGGGTGGATAAGTTATCATGCGGTACAAAAATATTCGACAGCCTTAGTTCATAAGCAAAAAAACCATTAGCCATCGATCGATCATGATGTTGGCTAATGGTTTCGTGCGCATAAAGGCATTAAGCGATGTCTATTGAATAAGCTGTAATTGCTGTTCGGTTGGCGGCATGAAACCGTATTCAATCATGTTAATCATGCCCAACAGTGCTCCCCAGTGGTAAAAATACTCACTTCTATATCCGGGATATTCGCCCGTCTCGGCATGGTAGTTTTCAAGGACTTGTCCTTTTGATTCCCAATTTTTGAGCAGTAAATCACTTGATTTTCTTGCCAAATCCTTTCTCGCCTTTGGGAGGTCGTAGTTTCTGAAGCCTAAATACACGAGGAAGTTCATAGGAGCCCAAATGGCGCCCTTCCAGTAATCCCGACCTGTATACCCAGGGTCGTTACGTGCTATTGAGGGCATAATATAATCGCCCCAAAATTCTTGAGGGTTATAAAAGTGCTCCTGAATCATTCTTTCAGCTTGCGCTTGAGTGGCGACTTTGCCGTTTAGCGCATAAAAATTCGTTGGGCTGATGCTGTAATTCCAGGCATTGGTATCCAGTCGTTTATTCAAAAACATCCCAGCGTCATCATTCCAGAGTGTTTTTAAATTGGTTTGGTATTTACAATACCATGGCTGGTATGGTGGAGACATTGATGATTTCCCTAACCTTAAATGGGAAATAAAATATGACAAGCCGGTCATTATCAGTGAGTGGGGGGCAGGTGCCAAATACGGTTTTAGAGCTGATCACAAGACTATTTGGTCCGAAGATTATCAAGCACACCTTTACAAAAAAACCTTGGAAGGAATAGAGAACATCCCTAACCTTGCTGGTTTTACCCCTTGGATTTTGGCCGACTTTAAATCTCCGCGGAGGCCTTTGGCGCATATTCAGGATATGTGGAATAGAAAGGGAATCATTGCGGAAGGAGGCTTCAAAAAAGAGGCGTTTTACGTGTTACAGAAATATTATTCCGATAAGAAAAATGCCGTTGCGCAATAATTTTTTACCTGAAGCTACCGGCCATTCGTTCGTGGTCGGGGCTTTTTGTTTAACAGTATTCAATTTAACATAATGTATATGTACTGTCATATAGAACGTTTTGCAATATTATGCGGCTTTCTTCCACTGATTATAGGTTGTAAAACCATCCGGCAGGAGCAAGTAGAAAAGACGAAAAAACCGAACATTCTCATCTTTTTCACTGATGACAATGATTTCTCCTATTGGGGTTTTGGGGGTGGGCCTTTACTTTCCCCAAAAATTGATCAGTTGGCAAAAGAAGGGGTTACTGCTCAGCAATTTTACGCCAATTCTTCCGTCTGCGCCCCATCAAGGTATACCCTGCACACCGGGAAATATGCCGGCCGATGCCAGTCGCCAAGTTTTCGAGAGGATTTCCCCATAACCAAACCCTACAATATTGTGTGGAATACACCGCTTGAAGCAGAAGTGGGGGATCAATCCATAGGTAAATATTTTCAGCAAGAAGGTTATCAGACAGGGCTGGTCGGTAAATGGCATTTGGGTTTTGAAATGGAGAATTATGGCCTCAAGGCTTCGGACAATCCATTTGACGCAGCGGTAGATAAGGTCTTGAAAAAAATGCAAGAAGATGTCGAAGCCCGGGTCCGATCTGTTGGCTTCGATTATGCCGCATCCATTATTCCCGTAAACAATGATTATCATCCCGTAGAAGCCCTGAGGGTGCATAATTTGGAATGGCTGGCACAGGGCGCTAATAAATTCCTTGATCAGCAAACTGCCTCAGAAGACCCTTTTATGCTCATGGTAAATATTACCACGCACCACGGCCCATGTCATGTTGCATCTCTAAATTCAGATGTCCGGCTGACTTCCGCGGGAGTGGTAGAGGGCTTGGACGGATTAATGACCTCTCGGGAAGAAATTGCTAATCAGATCAAATCCAAAGGGATGGAGCTAAATTTTAGAACTGTTGGTACCCGCTGGACAGATGCGATGGTTGGGGCGGTGCTGCAAAAGCTTGAGGACAGTGGGCAAGCCGACAATACAATTGTGATTTTTACTACAGATCATAATCGATATGATGGAAAGGGAACCGTCTATCAGGGGGGTGTTCATATTCCTTTCATCATAAAATATCCAGGGGTATTGGCCGCAGATAGCCAAAGTTCACAGGTGTTTTCTATGGTGGATGTGATGCCAACATTGCTTGACGCAGTGGGAGCGACGCCTCCAGAAAACATCGATGGGAAAAGTATATGGCCACAACTGACCAAAAAATCAGCGAATATTGAGCGCAGTGTGTATTTGGAAATGGGCTATGCCCGGGGCTTGTTAAAGGGCAATAAAAAATACATCACTTTTAGGTATCCGGAGGATTTGCTTCAAAAAATGAAAAATAATGAAGTTACCGAAGCATTCGATTACAAAGGAAGCTTACAAGATACGCCGGAGGTTGTTCGGTATGGGCATTATTTCGATAGCGAACAGTTCTATTTAATTGATGAAGATAATCAGGAATCAAAAAATAGGATTCAGGACCCAGAACATCAAGAGGAGATCAAAGCAATGAAAGCGGAACTTACAACAATGCTCTCTTCCTTTGAAAATCCTTACCCGATTGATCGGCCTATTGATCATTTTTTACTTTCGAAAACATATCAACAGATGAAAGACAGTGCCAAATCATTAAAGATGGATCAGTATTATTGGTACCGAGAAATGTGTTATTAGTCATTACATAAATTCACAAAAAGCCCTCCCCAGTATGCGCGATCGCTAAAAAAGGGAGGGCTTTTTTATTAGTCTAATTCTTCATAGGTAAACACCGTGGTACCTTTAATATCGGTCCCTTTCTCTCCATAAAAGGAAGTAAAAGCGAGTTTATAGAATTTCCCTTGTTCAGTTTTTATCACATAGTAAGTGTCTGCTACCATGGTGTACAATCCCGTATCAGTATTGACTGATTTCCAGTCGTAACCAATGGCATCCACATTTTCCTGAAGCGATAAAGCTTCTGCTTGCTCCAGGGTCATGTCAGCAAAAGGAACGAAATCCTCCTGAGCATCTTCCTTCGTTATTTTTACTGCTTTGGTCATCGAAGTGGTATTGATCAAGGCACCAGTGGCATTGACCACATAAATACTCCCTGGCCCCATTTCAACATCCTGAACATGATAGTTCGTCAGCACGATGTCCCATCCGGGCATGGCATCAGAAACGGTAACGTCTTTTTCTATACTGAAATGGACATAATTATCATCTGCAACCTGATTCAATTTGGTCGGGTCAACGGCAGGCTGATCGAGATCAAAATACAATTGGTTCTCGTAACTCACCTCCCCATCGTCTCCGCTGGTTACCCCAATATCTGCTACACGAACGGTGGTCGGAATTCTCGGATCAAACTCCGCCTCTGTATTGCATGAACATAAAACAAAGGCAAATTGAATGGCCAATAGGCTGAAAAGGTTAAATTTAGTTGTCATTTTTATTTGATTTAAAGGTATAACTTATGCTTATAAAGTAACTTCGTCCCCAGGCAACAGGCATTGTTGGACCTGAACTGTGCGCCCCACTGTTGCCCGAAGTATTGATCTGATTAACATTGAAAATATTCTTCACACCACCACTCAGATTCATGGCATTATTCCATAGGGGTTTTGAGAACGTCAGGTTCATGATTTTATAAGGATCCCTTACAGATTGCGTGTAACTATCCTCCTCCTCTGTGGCGGGAATCAGTTGTACAAACTGCCCATAATATCTAAAATCAAGTCGGGTATTTATGCCC from Persicobacter psychrovividus includes the following:
- a CDS encoding MGH1-like glycoside hydrolase domain-containing protein, with the protein product MTGLSYFISHLRLGKSSMSPPYQPWYCKYQTNLKTLWNDDAGMFLNKRLDTNAWNYSISPTNFYALNGKVATQAQAERMIQEHFYNPQEFWGDYIMPSIARNDPGYTGRDYWKGAIWAPMNFLVYLGFRNYDLPKARKDLARKSSDLLLKNWESKGQVLENYHAETGEYPGYRSEYFYHWGALLGMINMIEYGFMPPTEQQLQLIQ
- a CDS encoding HmuY family protein, with the translated sequence MTTKFNLFSLLAIQFAFVLCSCNTEAEFDPRIPTTVRVADIGVTSGDDGEVSYENQLYFDLDQPAVDPTKLNQVADDNYVHFSIEKDVTVSDAMPGWDIVLTNYHVQDVEMGPGSIYVVNATGALINTTSMTKAVKITKEDAQEDFVPFADMTLEQAEALSLQENVDAIGYDWKSVNTDTGLYTMVADTYYVIKTEQGKFYKLAFTSFYGEKGTDIKGTTVFTYEELD
- a CDS encoding immunity 49 family protein, translated to MKIKRHKLFYPEMRSEQFFVRSFFKDIEAKKRQIESYIPDEEIGNKLLPVYLLGGLKSYYQIPLNKIDRQKEKEGISMILKLSCSFFNKAYHPNQKVKVQFDDEVIEHEGIETSDYMGYTVWLQYMHLYITCRCDTGINLLKTTTRERLLNSAQMHTSEADFTFIEFIQSIFLPEVKSSEAFQKAWQACMNAKEEYTGQDLGEILMIYAPTLLVYQALFSGNSEAFNEQLFEALELHKEFYDSDREGAFFDYPENDGAVSWPLLAACSIAHDSGLKVNVESDYIPKWLYEGEVRDWGLKF
- a CDS encoding sulfatase family protein, producing the protein MYCHIERFAILCGFLPLIIGCKTIRQEQVEKTKKPNILIFFTDDNDFSYWGFGGGPLLSPKIDQLAKEGVTAQQFYANSSVCAPSRYTLHTGKYAGRCQSPSFREDFPITKPYNIVWNTPLEAEVGDQSIGKYFQQEGYQTGLVGKWHLGFEMENYGLKASDNPFDAAVDKVLKKMQEDVEARVRSVGFDYAASIIPVNNDYHPVEALRVHNLEWLAQGANKFLDQQTASEDPFMLMVNITTHHGPCHVASLNSDVRLTSAGVVEGLDGLMTSREEIANQIKSKGMELNFRTVGTRWTDAMVGAVLQKLEDSGQADNTIVIFTTDHNRYDGKGTVYQGGVHIPFIIKYPGVLAADSQSSQVFSMVDVMPTLLDAVGATPPENIDGKSIWPQLTKKSANIERSVYLEMGYARGLLKGNKKYITFRYPEDLLQKMKNNEVTEAFDYKGSLQDTPEVVRYGHYFDSEQFYLIDEDNQESKNRIQDPEHQEEIKAMKAELTTMLSSFENPYPIDRPIDHFLLSKTYQQMKDSAKSLKMDQYYWYREMCY